One segment of Fuscovulum ytuae DNA contains the following:
- a CDS encoding MarR family winged helix-turn-helix transcriptional regulator: protein MPESVMSEYFRLFNEIGIIGQLSRNLLEARLPPGFVMAQFSVLNHLVRVGDGRTPLAIAQAFQVPKNSMTHSLTVLEGAGLIEMRKNPQDGRSKLVYITAAGRKFRQDAIDAFAPDVARIAAAFPPEQVARLLPDLEMLRKFLDADRDR from the coding sequence ATGCCTGAAAGCGTCATGTCCGAATATTTCCGTCTTTTCAACGAGATCGGGATCATCGGGCAGTTGTCGCGCAACCTGTTGGAGGCCCGGCTTCCGCCGGGCTTCGTCATGGCGCAGTTTTCCGTGCTGAACCATCTGGTGCGGGTGGGGGATGGCCGCACACCCCTCGCCATCGCGCAGGCCTTTCAGGTTCCCAAGAACTCCATGACCCACTCCCTGACCGTGCTGGAAGGTGCCGGGCTGATCGAAATGCGCAAAAACCCGCAGGATGGCCGGTCAAAGCTCGTCTATATCACCGCAGCAGGCCGGAAATTCCGCCAAGACGCCATTGATGCCTTTGCCCCGGATGTCGCCCGCATCGCCGCAGCCTTTCCGCCAGAACAAGTGGCACGGCTGCTTCCCGATCTGGAAATGCTCCGCAAATTCCTGGATGCCGACCGCGATCGGTGA
- a CDS encoding Acg family FMN-binding oxidoreductase, protein MTLTRRKMIHLMGGGAILAAGAGFGFAATRNPQTAYLPWEMAGRYDDPRMRALSWALLAPNPHNRQPWLADLSEQGVITLYADLERMLPHTDPLHRQITIGLGCLLELLRMAAADDGHRAETTLFPQGSSPTALDTRPIARITLTADPSVARDPLFALVPQRRSNKEPFDLTRPIAPELLPEIAKAVQNGAAFGGTVDTAEVLDLRALTHEALRIEVETPHTFQESVDLFRIGHREVDANPDGIDFSGPLFETLRLTGQFSRESAADPTSFAFQSGLDAVFANTDTAMGHVWLVTKDNSRDTQIATGADWLRVNLAATARGLGFQPLSQALQEYPEMAALYAQVHERLAPDGGTVQMLARIGYGPTVGTSPRWPLESRIIHA, encoded by the coding sequence ATGACACTTACAAGACGCAAGATGATCCACCTGATGGGGGGCGGGGCCATCCTCGCCGCAGGCGCTGGCTTCGGCTTTGCCGCGACGCGCAACCCGCAAACGGCATACCTGCCTTGGGAAATGGCCGGTCGCTACGACGATCCGCGCATGCGGGCGCTATCTTGGGCGCTCTTGGCCCCGAACCCGCATAATCGCCAGCCTTGGCTCGCCGATCTGTCGGAACAAGGCGTGATCACCCTTTATGCCGATCTCGAACGGATGCTGCCGCATACAGACCCGCTCCACCGGCAGATCACCATCGGCTTGGGCTGCCTTCTGGAACTCCTCCGCATGGCCGCCGCCGACGACGGCCACCGCGCCGAGACAACCCTTTTCCCGCAAGGAAGCAGCCCCACCGCCCTCGACACCCGCCCCATCGCCCGGATCACCCTTACCGCCGACCCTTCCGTGGCGCGCGACCCGCTCTTTGCGCTCGTGCCCCAGCGGCGCTCGAACAAGGAACCCTTTGATCTCACCCGCCCCATCGCGCCCGAACTGCTCCCCGAAATCGCCAAAGCCGTCCAGAACGGCGCAGCCTTCGGCGGCACGGTTGACACGGCCGAGGTTCTTGACTTGCGCGCCCTGACGCACGAGGCGCTGCGGATCGAGGTGGAAACGCCCCACACCTTTCAAGAAAGCGTCGATCTCTTCCGCATCGGCCATCGCGAGGTGGACGCAAACCCCGATGGCATCGATTTCTCAGGTCCCCTCTTCGAAACGCTGCGCCTGACCGGGCAATTCAGCCGCGAAAGTGCCGCCGATCCGACCAGTTTCGCCTTCCAATCCGGGCTGGACGCCGTTTTCGCCAATACCGATACCGCGATGGGCCATGTCTGGCTGGTGACCAAGGACAACAGCCGCGACACCCAGATCGCAACAGGCGCAGATTGGCTGCGCGTCAATCTTGCGGCCACCGCGCGGGGCCTTGGCTTTCAACCCCTCAGCCAGGCCTTGCAGGAATACCCCGAAATGGCCGCCCTCTACGCCCAAGTGCATGAACGCCTTGCACCCGACGGGGGCACGGTTCAAATGCTGGCGCGCATCGGCTATGGTCCCACCGTAGGCACCAGCCCGCGCTGGCCCTTGGAAAGCAGGATCATCCATGCCTGA
- a CDS encoding response regulator transcription factor: MPRFVLIDDHPIVLSGLTAIFRTQPRYEVVATGATAEQALHLVSATQCDILVADLHLLGDRFETIPRLRKLRPDLKIMIFTEIACPSNCLEVMKAGANAYILKDTSTDDFPTVIEMVLSGNDYISPELSPAISQTKETRQQRQEQLASIALSLRETQVADALLNGASNKEIAVKLNLSYKTVKFYMNQIMRKFEVRNRVEVVLELQRLKN; the protein is encoded by the coding sequence ATGCCCAGATTCGTGCTCATCGATGACCACCCGATCGTCCTCTCCGGTCTGACTGCCATCTTTCGCACGCAGCCCCGATATGAAGTGGTGGCAACAGGTGCGACCGCCGAACAGGCGCTGCACCTCGTCTCCGCGACGCAATGCGATATCCTGGTCGCCGACCTTCATCTTTTGGGGGACCGGTTCGAAACCATCCCGCGCCTCCGCAAGCTGCGCCCGGATCTGAAGATCATGATCTTCACCGAAATCGCCTGCCCGTCCAACTGCCTTGAGGTGATGAAGGCGGGTGCCAATGCCTATATCCTGAAGGACACGTCAACCGACGACTTCCCCACCGTGATCGAGATGGTCTTGTCTGGGAATGACTACATCTCTCCCGAACTGTCGCCTGCCATAAGCCAGACGAAAGAGACACGGCAACAACGGCAGGAGCAGCTTGCCTCTATAGCGCTCAGCTTGCGCGAAACTCAGGTGGCGGACGCGCTGTTGAACGGGGCGTCCAACAAGGAAATCGCAGTCAAGCTGAACCTCTCCTACAAGACCGTCAAATTCTACATGAACCAGATCATGCGGAAGTTCGAAGTTCGAAACAGGGTCGAAGTCGTTCTCGAATTGCAGCGTTTGAAGAACTAG
- a CDS encoding peroxidase family protein, whose translation MVTVNMNDLEFILQQIKIAEADARGEEILGTYLPTSELPWGLRRVDGSNNNLAADQSTYGAAGQEFPRATTPTWVAEGDDGMAFGPPIMGPTGPVDFGFPGIPPGYIPLNNGLGPDGSDLPATYLSNNDYAQRFPSDLTLGPRAIQAGDVVDADPRIISNLINDQTMNNPAVLIAAFQVAGSEDPYGDAIVIQDMFQAYKAAAAAEKAHLADQAAHLAAEQAHLEAGEVDLAAAAAALAAEAEALAAEDAAVAAGHKTAVLTALDNAGLTYEASPSEDLAKLTVVVPNVAPDEGLSAPFNSWMTIFGQFFDHGLDLVEKGGFGTVYIPLQPDDPLYVPGSNTNFMVVTRSTLTENGEPVNKVTPFVDQNQTYTSHPSHQVFLREYVLVDGKPVPTGNLLNGNHESGGGMATWGDVKAQALNILGIELNDLNVHSVPLLATDPYGNFIPGANGFPQIVKVVGDQQVLMEGSIAAPVNTIGAVSAGVAFLDDIAHNATPGFFDPDGPGPLGLVQKAPDGDSTVSVATDLQPAGTYDNELLDRHYIAGDGRANENIALTAVHHVFHSEHNRQVESMQTILLNNAKAILADGGDILAATDFLNEWLAAPFDVAADLATATIETLAWNGARLFQSAKFVTEMQYQHLVFEEFARKVQPFVNVFVNYDGVLDPAILGEFAHTVYRFGHSMLNEGVDRYDANYEADHIDLISAFLNPVEFATSGIDAEAAAGALARGMTRQRGNEIDEFVTEALRNNLVGLPLDLAAINIARGRETGVPSLNEARAQFFAGSGDSQIKPYESWFDFALNLKNPVSIINFIAAYGTHETIVNAPTVEAKRDAATLLVLGGDGEPDDRLDFLNATGAYAASVEGSTLGGLNLVDFWVGGLAEKKMIFGGMLGSTFNFVFEVQLEALQDADRFYYLNRLANLNLTAQLENNKFSDMIHRNTDATHLPGDVFSTPDFYIEADISKQFNAGLGDNARLDPTGGGDPILQAIQPKVIRRDTDGDGISDYVRFTGAEHVVMGGTDGNDILIGGKGDDTFWGDAGNDRLEGGEGNDFFFGGDGDDIITDEFGDDEVRSGAGDDVVNAGQGFNLIITDTGSDFVWGGPDFDEMLLGQDNDFGRGSVGGGMIMGGEGNDWLEAGGANNLLLGDNGDLVQGLPIKRSVDSPIVGHDVLIGGNGNDDFDAETGDDIMVSGSGTNKFFGQLGFDWASHANTPDGVHADMLNRLFAPPAVAASPATVLDRYSQTEALSGSKQADILRGDDDTAFAIDQALLDQNVGLIEGLDAFLSGVNEDGEIRFSAGNIILGGGGGDIIEGRGGDDLIDGDRFINVKIKVSPEGLTPEGEPIAPYFVSGMGEIQEKLFTGEIKPRELSIVREIIDGRAVVDGVVAADVDIAEYSGNLADYTIEGYNALTGVATDTDGDGWISVTDTRVGGTDGVDRLKNIERVLFADGTIKIAQHENAIAEGRVTVQTNGVAAANGQPVGVAGQVLAASVAAVTDADNVGGVVAEEAVEYTWQVETAPGSGVFTDILRIVADEFTPVRGATYTVSAAEEGLAIRAVARFKDADGAIETVYSNADEGGNPPEPVAATGAPVISDLTPTEGQALTADLTSIADENGLGAFALQWQSSTDGGTTWTNIAGATAATFLPTQAQVGTLLRLEVSFTDGIGTLETVYSAATDVVGDQITGTAGADLIDGTAGADLISGLAGADTINGGAGDDVLNGNGGADVLNGDAGADVITGGGGADIINAGDGDDTIIWNVGNGVDRIDGGTETALGDTFVVNGNGASETFRIYTAAEWIASAPGRTAAAGEEIIVSRQVRQLTNGPETVVARLSEIEEIVVNTGGDGAFGDNVIIMGDFNPTNLSFNTITINGTAGDEEVDVSGIQSAHRILFRSGGGNDTVIGTLRAQDVIEVPAGVDPASYTEEENADGTVTMSNGTHSVTFTPSGTERPTLVPSSGDASHDEAEDADDDNPGAGSGSGTGSGSGTGSGSGTGTGTGGGMPVVEGVVLMPGATAGVMVGDAGDDVIVGGEEGDALLGKGGSDIILGNGGNDVAVGGSGGDVIEGGAGRDVLLGGEGDDVFLAASGDGADMLFGGAGIDTLDLSALTEDAVIDLGAYTAIGTARIGGVTDHLVGIENATGGMGNDVIQASLSINVLTGGDGDDVFVFVSAGTADGDVITDFRPGDKIDLSGIDAMVGMNGNQAFTLAEQGTTAAGSLVIREVETVDGVDTIIDGFTDGDADADFSITLRGAHNLDSSSFNF comes from the coding sequence ATGGTTACGGTCAACATGAACGACCTTGAGTTCATCCTTCAGCAGATCAAGATTGCTGAGGCGGATGCGCGGGGTGAGGAGATCCTTGGGACGTATTTGCCGACGTCTGAGCTTCCGTGGGGTTTGCGGCGTGTTGATGGGAGCAACAACAACCTTGCGGCCGATCAGAGCACCTATGGGGCGGCGGGTCAGGAGTTTCCGCGTGCGACGACGCCGACTTGGGTTGCAGAGGGTGATGACGGGATGGCCTTTGGCCCGCCGATCATGGGGCCCACTGGTCCGGTTGATTTTGGCTTCCCCGGCATTCCGCCCGGCTATATCCCGCTGAACAACGGCCTTGGCCCGGACGGGAGCGACCTGCCGGCGACCTATCTGTCGAACAATGACTATGCGCAGCGCTTTCCGAGCGATCTGACGTTGGGGCCGCGGGCGATCCAGGCGGGCGATGTGGTGGATGCCGATCCGCGGATCATCTCGAACCTGATCAATGACCAGACGATGAACAACCCTGCAGTGCTGATTGCGGCCTTCCAGGTTGCGGGCAGCGAGGACCCCTATGGCGATGCCATCGTCATTCAGGACATGTTCCAAGCCTATAAGGCGGCGGCTGCAGCCGAAAAGGCGCATCTTGCGGACCAGGCGGCGCACCTTGCGGCCGAGCAGGCGCATCTTGAGGCTGGAGAGGTGGACCTTGCCGCCGCAGCTGCGGCGCTCGCGGCCGAAGCTGAGGCGCTCGCGGCCGAGGATGCGGCCGTCGCAGCCGGTCATAAGACGGCAGTCCTGACCGCGCTGGACAATGCGGGTCTGACCTATGAGGCCAGCCCCTCGGAAGATCTGGCGAAGCTGACGGTTGTCGTGCCGAACGTGGCACCGGATGAGGGGCTTTCGGCCCCCTTCAACTCGTGGATGACGATCTTTGGCCAGTTCTTCGACCACGGCCTTGATCTGGTTGAGAAGGGCGGCTTCGGGACGGTCTATATCCCGCTGCAGCCCGATGATCCGCTTTATGTCCCCGGGTCGAACACCAACTTCATGGTGGTGACGCGGTCCACGCTGACCGAGAATGGCGAGCCGGTGAACAAGGTCACCCCCTTCGTCGATCAGAACCAGACCTATACGTCGCATCCGTCGCATCAGGTGTTCCTGCGGGAATATGTGCTGGTCGATGGCAAGCCGGTTCCGACGGGCAATCTGCTGAACGGCAACCATGAATCGGGTGGTGGTATGGCCACTTGGGGCGATGTGAAGGCGCAGGCGCTGAACATCCTTGGCATCGAGTTGAATGACCTGAACGTTCATTCCGTGCCACTGCTGGCGACCGACCCCTATGGCAACTTCATCCCCGGTGCGAACGGCTTTCCGCAGATCGTGAAGGTGGTGGGGGATCAGCAGGTGCTGATGGAGGGCAGCATTGCCGCCCCGGTCAACACGATCGGCGCCGTCTCGGCGGGCGTGGCCTTCCTTGACGACATCGCCCACAACGCGACCCCGGGCTTCTTCGACCCGGATGGTCCCGGCCCGCTCGGGCTGGTCCAAAAGGCACCGGACGGCGATAGCACCGTCAGCGTGGCGACGGATCTTCAGCCGGCGGGCACCTATGACAATGAACTGCTGGACCGTCACTACATCGCCGGCGATGGCCGCGCGAATGAGAACATCGCCCTGACCGCGGTGCACCATGTGTTCCACTCCGAACACAACCGCCAGGTCGAGTCGATGCAGACCATCCTGCTGAACAACGCAAAGGCGATCCTTGCGGACGGCGGCGACATCCTTGCCGCGACGGACTTCCTGAACGAATGGCTGGCGGCCCCGTTTGATGTGGCGGCCGATCTGGCGACAGCGACGATCGAGACGCTGGCCTGGAATGGCGCGCGTCTGTTCCAGTCGGCGAAGTTCGTGACCGAGATGCAGTATCAGCACCTTGTCTTCGAAGAGTTCGCCCGCAAGGTGCAGCCCTTCGTGAACGTCTTCGTGAACTATGACGGCGTGCTGGACCCGGCGATCCTGGGCGAGTTTGCCCATACCGTCTATCGCTTTGGCCATTCGATGCTGAACGAGGGCGTGGATCGCTATGACGCGAACTATGAGGCCGATCACATCGACCTGATCTCGGCCTTCCTGAACCCGGTGGAGTTTGCCACGAGCGGGATCGATGCCGAAGCGGCGGCGGGCGCCTTGGCCCGTGGCATGACGCGTCAGCGCGGCAACGAGATCGACGAGTTCGTGACCGAGGCGCTGCGCAACAACCTTGTGGGCCTGCCGCTCGACCTTGCGGCGATCAACATCGCGCGCGGCCGGGAAACCGGCGTGCCCTCCTTGAACGAGGCGCGGGCGCAGTTCTTCGCCGGGTCGGGCGACAGCCAGATCAAGCCCTATGAAAGCTGGTTCGACTTCGCGCTGAACCTGAAGAACCCGGTCTCGATCATCAACTTCATCGCGGCCTATGGCACCCATGAGACCATCGTCAACGCACCGACCGTGGAAGCAAAGCGGGATGCGGCCACGCTTCTGGTTCTGGGCGGCGACGGTGAGCCCGACGACCGTCTGGACTTCCTGAATGCGACGGGCGCTTATGCCGCGAGCGTGGAAGGCAGCACGCTGGGCGGTCTGAACCTTGTCGACTTCTGGGTCGGCGGTCTGGCCGAGAAGAAGATGATCTTCGGCGGTATGCTGGGATCGACCTTCAACTTCGTCTTCGAAGTGCAGCTTGAAGCGCTGCAGGATGCGGACCGGTTCTACTATCTGAACCGTCTGGCGAACCTGAACCTGACGGCGCAGCTGGAGAACAACAAGTTCTCTGACATGATCCACCGCAACACGGATGCCACGCACCTGCCGGGCGATGTCTTCTCGACCCCCGACTTCTACATCGAGGCTGACATCTCCAAGCAGTTCAACGCTGGTCTTGGCGACAATGCGCGGCTTGACCCGACGGGGGGGGGCGATCCCATCCTGCAGGCGATCCAGCCCAAGGTCATCCGCCGCGACACCGATGGCGACGGCATCAGCGACTATGTCCGCTTCACCGGGGCCGAGCATGTGGTCATGGGCGGCACGGATGGCAATGACATCCTGATCGGCGGCAAGGGCGACGACACCTTCTGGGGTGACGCGGGCAATGACCGCCTGGAAGGCGGCGAAGGCAACGACTTCTTCTTCGGCGGCGACGGTGACGACATCATCACCGACGAGTTCGGCGATGACGAGGTCCGGTCGGGCGCGGGCGATGACGTGGTCAATGCCGGTCAGGGCTTCAACCTGATCATCACCGACACGGGCAGCGACTTTGTCTGGGGCGGCCCGGACTTTGACGAGATGCTGCTGGGTCAGGACAATGACTTTGGCCGCGGCAGCGTCGGCGGCGGCATGATCATGGGGGGCGAAGGCAATGACTGGCTGGAAGCCGGTGGTGCCAACAACCTTCTCTTGGGCGACAACGGTGACCTCGTCCAGGGTCTGCCGATCAAGCGCAGCGTCGACAGCCCGATCGTGGGCCATGACGTTCTGATCGGCGGGAATGGCAATGATGACTTCGACGCCGAAACCGGCGACGACATCATGGTGAGCGGCAGCGGCACGAACAAGTTCTTCGGCCAGCTGGGCTTTGACTGGGCCAGCCATGCCAACACGCCCGATGGTGTGCATGCGGATATGCTGAACCGGCTCTTTGCCCCGCCGGCGGTGGCGGCTTCGCCTGCAACCGTGCTGGACCGCTATTCGCAGACCGAGGCGCTGTCCGGGTCGAAGCAGGCCGACATCCTGCGCGGCGATGACGATACCGCCTTCGCGATCGACCAAGCGCTGCTAGATCAGAACGTGGGCCTGATCGAGGGTCTGGATGCCTTCCTGTCGGGTGTGAACGAGGATGGCGAGATCCGCTTCAGCGCGGGCAACATCATTCTCGGCGGCGGTGGTGGCGACATCATCGAAGGCCGGGGCGGCGATGATCTGATCGATGGCGACCGCTTCATCAACGTCAAGATCAAGGTATCCCCCGAAGGACTGACGCCCGAAGGCGAGCCTATCGCACCCTACTTCGTGTCCGGCATGGGCGAGATCCAGGAGAAGCTCTTCACCGGCGAGATCAAGCCGCGCGAACTGAGCATCGTTCGGGAAATCATCGACGGTCGGGCCGTCGTGGACGGTGTCGTGGCCGCTGATGTCGATATTGCCGAGTACTCGGGCAACCTCGCCGATTACACGATCGAGGGCTACAACGCCCTGACAGGGGTTGCGACCGACACCGATGGCGATGGCTGGATCTCGGTCACCGACACGCGGGTGGGTGGCACGGATGGCGTGGACCGGCTGAAGAACATCGAGCGCGTCCTCTTTGCCGATGGCACGATCAAGATCGCCCAGCATGAGAACGCCATCGCCGAAGGCCGTGTCACGGTTCAGACCAATGGCGTGGCGGCGGCCAATGGTCAGCCCGTCGGGGTGGCCGGTCAGGTTCTGGCGGCCTCCGTGGCCGCGGTCACCGATGCCGACAACGTGGGTGGTGTCGTGGCGGAAGAGGCCGTCGAATACACTTGGCAGGTCGAAACGGCGCCAGGAAGCGGTGTCTTCACCGATATTCTGCGCATCGTCGCGGACGAGTTCACGCCGGTCAGAGGTGCAACCTACACCGTCTCCGCCGCCGAAGAAGGCCTCGCCATCCGCGCCGTCGCACGCTTCAAAGACGCAGACGGCGCAATCGAAACCGTCTACTCCAACGCGGATGAAGGCGGGAACCCGCCGGAGCCGGTCGCAGCCACAGGTGCGCCTGTGATCAGCGATCTGACGCCGACGGAAGGCCAGGCGCTGACGGCCGATCTGACATCGATTGCGGATGAAAACGGGCTCGGTGCCTTCGCGCTTCAGTGGCAGTCCTCGACCGATGGCGGCACCACCTGGACCAACATCGCCGGGGCAACGGCGGCCACCTTCCTGCCCACGCAGGCGCAGGTTGGCACGCTCTTGCGGCTTGAGGTGAGCTTCACCGATGGCATCGGCACGCTCGAGACGGTCTATTCGGCCGCGACGGATGTGGTTGGCGATCAGATCACCGGCACCGCTGGGGCCGACCTGATTGACGGCACAGCTGGGGCTGACCTGATCTCTGGCCTTGCCGGGGCAGATACCATCAATGGCGGTGCCGGCGATGATGTCCTGAACGGCAATGGTGGGGCAGATGTCCTGAACGGCGATGCAGGCGCAGATGTCATCACCGGCGGTGGCGGTGCGGATATCATCAACGCAGGTGACGGCGATGACACCATCATCTGGAATGTGGGGAATGGCGTCGATCGCATCGACGGCGGCACGGAAACGGCGCTGGGTGATACCTTCGTCGTGAACGGCAACGGCGCATCCGAGACGTTCCGCATCTACACGGCGGCGGAATGGATCGCCTCTGCCCCCGGACGTACGGCGGCGGCGGGCGAAGAGATCATCGTCTCGCGTCAGGTTCGGCAGCTGACCAACGGGCCTGAGACGGTGGTGGCCCGACTGAGCGAGATCGAGGAGATCGTCGTGAATACCGGTGGTGACGGTGCCTTCGGGGACAATGTCATCATCATGGGCGACTTTAACCCGACGAACCTGTCCTTCAACACGATCACGATCAACGGGACGGCCGGTGATGAGGAAGTGGATGTCAGCGGTATCCAATCCGCGCACCGCATCCTGTTCCGCTCCGGCGGGGGTAATGACACTGTCATCGGCACCCTGCGGGCGCAGGACGTGATCGAGGTGCCGGCAGGCGTCGATCCCGCCAGCTATACTGAAGAGGAAAACGCCGATGGTACGGTGACGATGTCGAATGGCACCCATTCCGTGACCTTCACGCCTTCGGGGACTGAACGTCCGACGCTGGTTCCGTCTTCGGGTGATGCATCGCATGACGAGGCCGAGGATGCCGATGACGACAATCCGGGCGCTGGTTCGGGGTCGGGCACCGGGTCTGGTTCGGGCACTGGATCGGGTTCTGGCACGGGCACTGGGACGGGCGGCGGTATGCCGGTTGTCGAAGGTGTGGTGCTGATGCCGGGTGCAACGGCTGGTGTCATGGTCGGCGATGCGGGCGATGACGTGATTGTCGGTGGCGAAGAGGGCGATGCCCTCCTTGGCAAGGGCGGGTCGGATATCATCCTTGGCAATGGCGGCAATGATGTTGCGGTCGGCGGCAGCGGTGGTGACGTGATCGAAGGCGGCGCGGGCCGTGACGTTCTTCTGGGCGGCGAAGGGGATGATGTCTTCCTCGCGGCGTCGGGCGACGGGGCGGACATGCTGTTTGGCGGCGCGGGGATCGATACGCTCGACCTCTCGGCCCTGACCGAGGATGCGGTGATCGATCTGGGGGCCTATACGGCCATCGGGACGGCGCGCATCGGCGGTGTGACCGATCACCTTGTCGGGATCGAGAACGCGACCGGCGGGATGGGCAATGACGTGATCCAGGCCTCCTTGTCGATCAACGTGCTGACGGGCGGGGATGGTGATGATGTCTTCGTCTTCGTCTCGGCCGGCACGGCGGATGGCGACGTGATCACGGACTTCCGTCCGGGCGACAAGATCGACCTGTCGGGGATCGATGCGATGGTGGGCATGAACGGCAACCAGGCCTTCACGCTGGCCGAGCAGGGCACGACGGCGGCCGGCAGCCTTGTGATCCGCGAAGTAGAGACAGTGGATGGTGTCGACACGATCATCGACGGGTTCACCGACGGTGACGCGGATGCCGACTTCTCGATCACGCTGCGCGGGGCGCATAACCTCGACAGCTCGTCCTTCAACTTCTGA
- a CDS encoding helix-turn-helix transcriptional regulator encodes MYGFAEYWTIINDCKFIVPIRVVARMINTRHAARVKALGLAVDVIHRPDLWDDLCETFCAAFGANAFMVFEFDFNRFTAPIFRGSRAIEDGMHLVQAHMEGRIPEVERQGYSRFAAFPAGILFGEYQAYDVEHDRFMPENPFRDAVLAVSGARSRSVMRLNDVGPWSDVAAMHMPIPFADIDPQLRQDASLILPVLGKAIEARRVLDGLIGLGKALAVAFDKFDFGAAICRPSGQIVVSNAEFKSMAAERDGLAVVGDFVRATLPADREHLATAIRSTHSIDASARSTICRLRRHSERLPLIARAIPLRSEEIGITDEPLTLLLVIDPDASDRVNVEGVGALGILSQAELDICQLIVTGKATQEIAEHRGTSVQTVTDQVKSALAKLACASRIDIVRLAMATRPAGKI; translated from the coding sequence TTGTACGGCTTCGCTGAATATTGGACTATCATTAATGATTGTAAATTTATCGTTCCCATCAGGGTGGTCGCTCGGATGATAAACACAAGACATGCTGCAAGAGTCAAAGCTCTCGGACTTGCCGTTGATGTCATCCACAGGCCAGATCTCTGGGATGATTTATGCGAAACATTCTGCGCTGCCTTCGGCGCGAATGCTTTCATGGTGTTTGAGTTTGACTTCAATAGATTCACCGCCCCGATCTTTCGTGGCTCGCGGGCTATTGAGGATGGTATGCACCTAGTTCAAGCTCATATGGAGGGGCGAATTCCTGAAGTTGAACGGCAGGGTTATTCCAGATTTGCAGCCTTTCCGGCGGGCATCCTCTTTGGTGAGTACCAAGCCTATGACGTTGAGCATGATCGATTCATGCCTGAAAACCCTTTCCGAGACGCGGTGCTTGCTGTTTCCGGGGCGCGTTCAAGAAGTGTGATGCGACTAAATGATGTCGGGCCATGGTCAGATGTTGCCGCCATGCACATGCCTATACCTTTCGCTGATATTGATCCGCAGCTTAGGCAGGATGCATCGTTGATCTTACCGGTTCTCGGAAAGGCGATCGAAGCAAGACGCGTGTTGGATGGACTGATCGGATTGGGCAAAGCTCTCGCGGTTGCCTTCGACAAGTTTGATTTTGGGGCCGCGATATGTCGCCCGTCCGGGCAAATCGTTGTTTCAAACGCTGAATTTAAATCCATGGCAGCCGAGCGCGATGGGCTTGCGGTTGTGGGCGATTTTGTTCGGGCAACGTTGCCTGCGGACCGGGAACACCTTGCGACAGCCATTCGATCGACTCATTCTATTGATGCTTCTGCACGTTCAACGATCTGTCGACTACGTCGCCATTCCGAGCGCTTGCCTCTCATTGCGCGCGCTATACCCCTACGCAGTGAGGAAATTGGTATCACCGATGAGCCCCTGACACTCCTGCTCGTTATTGACCCAGATGCCTCTGACCGGGTGAATGTTGAGGGCGTTGGCGCGCTGGGGATACTTTCTCAAGCCGAATTGGATATTTGTCAGTTGATCGTTACCGGAAAAGCAACACAAGAGATCGCCGAGCACCGTGGCACCTCAGTCCAAACCGTGACCGATCAGGTGAAATCTGCCTTGGCAAAGCTTGCCTGTGCATCCCGCATTGATATCGTACGTCTCGCCATGGCTACGCGCCCAGCGGGTAAGATCTGA
- a CDS encoding class I SAM-dependent DNA methyltransferase — translation MAGQHDGHLGAVYEAKAPEEVAALYDGWAATYDTEMAKAGYRHPAIGLALLARHLPRGAGPVLDAGCGTGLLGDWLGIMGFGPVEGLDLSEGMLAVARAKGVYARLHQLALGQTLPFADGAFAGVISTGVFTTGHVGIKGVPELVRITAAGGPIVLTVKTTLWEAGFGAALEGMAGVAVVERTEPYVSMPGEAGTVPSLAVVLRRG, via the coding sequence ATGGCGGGGCAGCATGACGGGCATCTGGGCGCAGTCTATGAGGCCAAGGCACCAGAGGAGGTGGCGGCCCTTTATGACGGATGGGCCGCGACCTATGATACTGAGATGGCGAAGGCCGGGTATCGCCATCCGGCGATCGGTTTGGCCCTTCTGGCGCGGCATCTGCCGCGGGGGGCGGGGCCGGTGCTGGATGCGGGCTGCGGGACGGGATTGCTGGGCGATTGGCTTGGGATCATGGGATTTGGCCCGGTGGAAGGGTTGGACCTGTCCGAGGGGATGCTGGCCGTGGCGCGTGCCAAGGGGGTCTATGCGCGGCTGCATCAACTTGCGCTGGGACAGACCTTGCCCTTCGCGGATGGGGCCTTTGCGGGCGTGATCTCGACCGGGGTTTTCACCACGGGGCATGTGGGGATCAAGGGGGTGCCGGAACTGGTGCGGATCACGGCGGCAGGGGGCCCGATTGTGCTGACTGTGAAGACGACGCTTTGGGAGGCGGGTTTTGGCGCTGCGCTGGAAGGGATGGCGGGCGTCGCGGTGGTGGAACGGACCGAGCCTTATGTGTCGATGCCCGGAGAGGCGGGGACGGTGCCGTCCTTGGCGGTGGTGTTGCGGCGGGGGTAG